The Naumovozyma dairenensis CBS 421 chromosome 11, complete genome genome includes a window with the following:
- the MRX15 gene encoding Mrx15p (similar to Saccharomyces cerevisiae YNR040W; ancestral locus Anc_6.360), with protein MFSRRIIDLLSKGVPQTIYSYKKPFIVKFGSISLSLVFLTYGCTFFNTSWNTAKVYYRDADAQEKKSILFLIKTYGPMTMAIMPIGLSLASLYLSSRMVTNIVYIPPNLKISTLPHYQITRTSPILGRSITTMKPVGQIVKSKGNGKIFTGEGKQGIDDKSTFXFFLVDKSPDLRYPWNKFYIVSRNGSVLKSDGRIIDDMFQPGLSDTTDASVSKNKSSQKEQESEEMRVKIFDSIVRSSVGNSSTFHSKHKDIAARKIVKNLLHKNKTKKNDIL; from the coding sequence ATGTTTTCAAGACGAATAATTGATTTACTCTCCAAGGGTGTACCTCAAACAATTTACTCATACAAGAAACCATTCATTGTGAAATTCGGTTccatttcattatcattagtcTTTCTCACCTATGGTTGCACATTTTTCAACACTTCATGGAACACAGCCAAAGTCTATTACAGAGATGCTGATGCCCAGGAAAAGAAATCTATTCTGTTTTTAATAAAGACATACGGTCCCATGACCATGGCTATAATGCCCATAGGGTTATCCCTTGCATCATTATATCTATCATCAAGAATGGTCACTAATATCGTTTATATACCTcccaatttgaaaatatctaCATTACCACATTATCAAATTACCAGAACTTCACCAATCCTTGGAAGATCTATCACGACAATGAAACCGGTGGGTCAAATAGTCAAAAGTAAGGGTAATGGTAAAATTTTTACTGGAGAAGGTAAACAAGGAATTGATGATAAGTCAACTTTTGNTTTCTTTTTAGTAGATAAGAGTCCCGATTTAAGGTACCCTTGGAATAAATTTTATATCGTCTCTAGAAATGGTTCTGTATTGAAATCAGATGGTCGCATTATAGATGATATGTTCCAACCAGGGTTGTCAGATACTACTGATGCATCTGTAAGCAAGAACAAATCTTCCCagaaagaacaagaatCTGAAGAAATGAGAGTGAAAATATTCGATTCAATAGTCAGGTCCAGTGTTGGAAATTCATCTACCTTCCATTCTAAACATAAGGACATTGCCGCAAGGAA